A section of the Alkalihalobacillus sp. LMS39 genome encodes:
- the yhbH gene encoding sporulation protein YhbH, which yields MKKNNDNYNFVVSKENWSLHRKGQQDQRRHQEKVQEAIQKNLPDLVSEENIVMSNGREVIKIPIRSLDEYKIRYNYDKTKHVGQGKGDSKVGDVVARDPNASRQQGPGKGEGAGEQAGEDYFEAEVSIMELQDMLFRELELPNLQRKDQDEIIVENIEFNDIRKKGLMGNIDKRRTILTAIKRNALEGRPGISPIYNDDLRFKTWNETVRPESKAVVLAMMDTSGSMGRWEKYMTRSFFFWMTRFLRTKYETVEIEFIAHHTEAKVVTEDDFFSKGESGGTICSSAYRKALELIESKYDPKSYNIYPFHFSDGDNLTSDNARCLKLVNELMDVSSMFGYGEVNQYSRHSTLMSAYKNIKDERFRHYILKEKADVYHAMKTFFKKDEVPV from the coding sequence ATGAAGAAGAATAATGATAATTATAATTTTGTGGTTTCTAAAGAAAATTGGTCCCTTCATCGAAAAGGTCAACAAGATCAAAGAAGGCACCAAGAGAAAGTGCAAGAAGCTATCCAAAAAAACTTACCGGATTTAGTGAGTGAAGAAAACATTGTGATGTCCAACGGGCGGGAAGTTATAAAAATCCCAATTCGTTCTCTTGATGAATACAAAATTCGCTATAATTATGACAAAACAAAACATGTTGGCCAAGGAAAAGGCGATAGCAAAGTTGGTGATGTTGTTGCAAGAGACCCAAATGCATCTAGACAACAAGGACCAGGTAAAGGTGAAGGAGCGGGGGAGCAAGCAGGAGAGGATTATTTCGAAGCTGAAGTATCCATTATGGAACTCCAAGACATGTTATTTCGTGAGTTAGAGTTACCTAATTTACAGCGAAAAGACCAAGATGAAATCATTGTTGAGAATATTGAATTTAATGATATCCGAAAAAAAGGGCTAATGGGAAATATCGATAAGCGCCGAACGATTTTAACAGCAATCAAGCGTAATGCCCTTGAAGGACGCCCAGGAATTTCTCCTATTTATAATGATGATTTACGCTTTAAAACATGGAATGAAACCGTAAGACCTGAATCAAAAGCAGTTGTATTAGCAATGATGGATACAAGTGGTTCAATGGGGCGATGGGAAAAATATATGACGAGAAGCTTTTTCTTTTGGATGACTCGATTTCTCCGAACAAAATATGAGACTGTAGAGATTGAATTTATCGCTCATCATACAGAAGCAAAAGTTGTAACAGAAGATGATTTCTTTTCCAAAGGAGAAAGTGGCGGAACAATTTGCTCTTCCGCTTATCGAAAAGCATTAGAACTTATTGAAAGCAAATATGACCCGAAAAGCTACAATATCTACCCATTTCATTTCTCAGATGGAGATAACTTAACGTCGGACAATGCCCGGTGTTTAAAACTCGTGAACGAGCTCATGGATGTCTCTAGTATGTTTGGGTATGGGGAAGTCAATCAATACAGTCGCCATTCCACATTAATGAGTGCGTATAAAAACATTAAAGATGAAAGGTTTCGCCATTATATTTTAAAAGAAAAAGCAGATGTGTATCATGCAATGAAGACGTTTTTTAAAAAGGATGAAGTTCCGGTGTGA
- a CDS encoding choice-of-anchor I family protein has protein sequence MKRNGKKSLSVFLILAIVMNFFSAGVSAAQPVSTMFTETFDDSNATNSYSDGSFIGEHGVEWTYTHSRNEGDFPIDGNGLMLRDKNYNSKITSSPIKEGVSTVSVQYRKAFTGSSARTIEVYINGEHKKTSDVFGNFSGADATVHTLELSDLQVSNDAILEIRAGGAQVVIDNITWTSFSGDITKVANVQASPSTGQVEENTEVTLSTTTKDATIHYTIDGQTPTIHSPVYTSPILITSDTTVKALATKEGLQQSDVSTFTYTVKQSLEKMSIADARVLADGTEAKIEGIVTHSIVAGGKTNYFIQDDTAGIIVRVAGFTAKPGDKIQAKGKLLDYYGMAQLDLSSGDDAQIVEANVGVPEPKRIIATDLHAKNGEAYEGQLVEVHNVTVTSVASSNYKATDGKGEFVVRSVEGYPSVGKTYDVIIGVVNYDWNEYKLTPRSSEDVIEEVFSVIANPSSGGVVKGSSVILTTPTKGGTIYYTVDGSTPTIKSLPYTEPIVIDKDVTIKAIVQDNHEEESAVYTFRYQALLPLDSLRIHDIQGEAHRSPYENQDVQNIEGIVTFTVSSGFYMEDPSPDDNPNTSEGIYVYKPSHGVKVGDEVKVSGLVSEFYGTASEGYDDRSETHLPVTQINAASGTVQVVAQNQLDKLSAPVILGVDGRVIPSESIDSDGLETFNPEVDAIDFYESVEGMRVQFHDACVVAPQKYGEVVVTVDNGVEKIRTENGGVLLSESNQNPDRLFVSVNDTNFKAKTGDCFDGTITGVVGYTYNNYKIFTNKTDLPPLVEGDAKPVVTTIHPHEDKVTIANYNVENLSPNTSDEKFAKIAQSLITNLKSPDIVGLVEIQDNNGNTDNGVTEANETYEKLIHHIQKLGGPTYKYTDIAPENNQDGGEPGGNIRVGYLYNSERVQLAPGEKGSATEAVGYEGEALTLNPGRIEPQNEAFKSSRKPLAAEFIFNGEKVIVINNHFNSKRGDQPLFGRNQPPVFGSEVQRHQIAEIINDFVTDVKEKNNNANVVVLGDLNDYQFSETLNILKGEELTNMIDTLPKEEQYTYVYEGNSQVLDHILVSNHLVEQTKVDIVNINADFMEAHGRASDHDPVLVQIDVTPRDYSGTGELQLNLIGRYDSGAGFNKSGAEIVVFDKKTKRAFIANGADSAIDIVDLSNPTNLNLPLKKRIDVTELELGEGFVIGDITSIAVHPNGNFIAFAVPAEPRTDNGRVVLADINGKVFSNVEVGALPDMVTFTHDGQYVLVANEGEPNDSYTIDPEGTVSIIDVSKGARVNQDDVTTVGFGNLSANQIDETVRVFGPNASPAQDFEPEYIVVAKDNKTAYVALQENNAIATLDLTTKEFTHVHGLGFKDHSLFENAMDVSDKDDKVNIQPWPVLGMYQPDGIDYFKANGKSYIVTANEGDARDYKGYSEETRAGSNKIKNNVQLNADFYEGYTQAELDALVENGLFNEEQLGRLRVSSEMGKNSAGKYEALYSFGGRSFSIWDANSMELVFDSGSDFEHITLHHLGEEHFNANHTENTGETRSDDKGPEPEDIKIGQVNGQTYAFIGLERVGGIMVYNITNPSEPVFVTYYNSRDFSKDPASGEAGDLGTEGLMFIPKEDSPTGKTMLLAANEVSGTLSVYEVTYPGEEPIETSNDFELTVMHTNDTHAHLDSVARRITVIRSIRDEVNQSLLLDAGDVFSGTLFFNQYLGQADLEFMNMAEYDAMVPGNHEFDKGPKVFADFIKNAEFPFVSSNIDYSNEPELSPLFKDEVGNPGENGYLYPAIIKEINGEQVGIFGLTTEDTAFIANPGENIVFENYLEKAQLTVDMLNEEGINKIIAVTHLGYRYDVILAETVEGIDIVVGGHSHTLVEEPVVIEQFEDPTLVVQAKEYGEYLGRLDVVFDEEGVLQSWNGQLIEVDGKDEQGNYIYEEDQVAAERLKELQGPIDELKKMVVGKTTVHLDGERSNIRSKETNLGNLIADGMLAKAKESVNAEIAIQNAGGIRASIPVGDITLGDVLTVMPFANNLVTMELTGAEIVESLENGVSRVEEGNGRFLQVAGVRFSYDVTQPAMNRVFNVQVKTEAGYVDIDESKSYIVATNAFLADGGDGFTVLKQAKDEGRITELFIPDYDVFTDYLDRIGTVGDEYAQPEGRIITASKPNEDDPGEENPGTDPIEENPGTDPEKPGDDKDKDKDKDKDKDKDKDKDKDKGKDKDKDKDKDKDKDKDKDKDKDKNKVVKAKPTISNGVATVTRKDMDKLVDNGVLLIDISNQNETEMNIVFDKGQVEQLKKKNVVIIIQKDDVQLDIPSSVFKNGNDAVTITITKMKDMKQALSSVYDFKITQGKQVISTFDEAITLTFAVDKKKMKDEKKVNVFYWNETKKHWESKGGSYHNGKVSAPTNHFSTFTVFDKSEAELKNKEDVIPTPGDTNQGKKNPLPKTATNVYNWILIGMGILLLGVSSFWFQRKKRVILK, from the coding sequence GTGAAAAGAAACGGGAAAAAATCATTAAGTGTGTTTTTGATTTTGGCCATTGTGATGAATTTCTTTAGTGCAGGTGTTAGTGCAGCACAGCCTGTTAGTACAATGTTTACAGAAACGTTTGACGATTCAAATGCGACGAACTCATATTCAGATGGTTCGTTTATAGGTGAACATGGTGTGGAATGGACATATACACATTCCCGTAATGAAGGAGATTTCCCGATTGATGGAAATGGGCTAATGTTACGAGACAAAAACTATAATAGTAAAATTACTTCTTCTCCAATTAAAGAAGGAGTATCGACTGTTTCTGTTCAATATCGAAAAGCATTCACAGGTTCATCGGCTAGAACAATTGAAGTGTACATAAATGGTGAGCATAAGAAAACAAGTGATGTGTTCGGAAATTTCAGTGGTGCTGATGCAACGGTTCATACTCTTGAGCTTTCTGATTTACAAGTATCAAACGATGCCATCCTAGAAATCAGAGCTGGTGGAGCACAAGTTGTAATTGATAACATCACATGGACAAGCTTTAGTGGTGACATCACAAAAGTTGCTAATGTTCAAGCTTCTCCGTCAACTGGACAAGTTGAAGAGAATACAGAAGTTACATTGTCTACTACAACAAAAGATGCCACGATTCACTATACTATCGATGGGCAAACACCGACAATTCACAGTCCTGTATATACGTCTCCTATTTTAATAACTAGTGATACAACGGTTAAAGCATTGGCAACGAAAGAGGGTCTCCAACAAAGTGATGTTTCTACTTTTACTTATACAGTAAAACAATCGTTAGAAAAGATGAGCATTGCAGATGCCCGTGTGTTAGCTGATGGTACAGAAGCAAAAATCGAAGGAATCGTTACACATTCAATTGTGGCTGGTGGAAAAACGAATTATTTTATCCAAGATGATACAGCTGGAATCATTGTGCGTGTTGCAGGATTTACAGCTAAGCCAGGCGATAAAATCCAAGCAAAAGGAAAGTTGCTTGATTATTATGGGATGGCCCAATTAGATTTATCTTCTGGTGATGATGCGCAAATCGTGGAAGCCAATGTAGGGGTTCCTGAACCGAAAAGAATTATAGCAACAGACTTACATGCCAAAAACGGTGAAGCATATGAAGGACAGTTAGTTGAAGTTCATAATGTAACCGTGACATCTGTCGCTTCTAGTAACTACAAAGCAACAGATGGAAAAGGAGAATTCGTTGTTCGATCAGTGGAAGGGTATCCGTCTGTTGGAAAAACATATGATGTTATCATTGGTGTTGTCAACTATGATTGGAATGAATATAAACTGACTCCTCGTTCTTCAGAAGATGTTATTGAAGAAGTATTTTCTGTTATTGCCAACCCTTCATCAGGTGGAGTTGTGAAAGGGTCGTCTGTCATCTTGACTACCCCAACTAAAGGAGGAACAATTTATTACACCGTTGACGGATCAACACCAACTATTAAGAGTCTGCCGTATACAGAGCCAATAGTCATTGATAAAGACGTAACAATTAAAGCGATTGTTCAAGATAATCACGAAGAAGAAAGTGCTGTTTATACGTTCCGTTATCAAGCACTTCTTCCATTAGATTCGTTACGTATTCATGATATTCAAGGGGAAGCACATCGCTCACCTTATGAAAATCAAGATGTACAAAATATTGAAGGAATTGTCACGTTTACAGTAAGTAGTGGATTTTATATGGAAGATCCATCTCCAGATGATAATCCAAATACATCAGAAGGAATTTATGTTTACAAGCCTTCTCATGGTGTGAAAGTCGGAGATGAAGTGAAAGTTTCCGGACTTGTTTCGGAGTTTTATGGAACTGCAAGTGAAGGATATGATGATAGAAGTGAAACGCATTTACCTGTAACGCAAATAAATGCAGCGAGCGGAACGGTCCAAGTTGTTGCTCAAAATCAATTAGACAAACTATCGGCCCCGGTGATTTTAGGTGTAGATGGAAGAGTAATCCCATCAGAATCTATAGATAGTGATGGATTAGAAACATTTAATCCAGAAGTGGATGCGATTGATTTTTATGAGAGTGTAGAAGGAATGCGGGTTCAATTCCATGATGCTTGCGTTGTTGCTCCACAAAAATATGGAGAAGTTGTTGTTACCGTTGATAACGGAGTAGAAAAAATTCGAACGGAAAACGGTGGTGTTCTTTTATCTGAATCAAATCAAAATCCAGACCGCTTGTTTGTCTCAGTAAATGATACGAACTTTAAAGCCAAAACAGGAGATTGTTTTGATGGAACGATAACAGGTGTTGTTGGATATACGTACAATAATTATAAAATTTTTACAAATAAAACAGACTTACCGCCATTAGTTGAAGGCGATGCAAAGCCTGTTGTTACAACGATTCATCCACATGAAGATAAAGTAACAATTGCCAATTATAATGTTGAGAATTTATCTCCTAACACATCCGATGAAAAATTTGCGAAAATCGCTCAATCACTTATTACAAATTTAAAATCTCCTGACATTGTCGGTCTTGTTGAAATTCAAGACAATAATGGGAATACCGATAACGGAGTCACAGAGGCAAATGAAACTTATGAAAAATTAATTCATCATATTCAAAAATTAGGTGGACCAACTTATAAGTATACCGATATTGCACCAGAAAATAATCAAGATGGTGGGGAACCAGGTGGAAATATTCGGGTAGGCTATCTTTATAATTCAGAGCGTGTTCAACTAGCTCCAGGAGAAAAGGGTTCAGCCACAGAAGCAGTCGGATATGAAGGTGAAGCATTAACGTTAAACCCTGGTCGAATTGAACCACAAAATGAAGCGTTTAAAAGTAGTAGAAAGCCATTAGCAGCAGAATTTATTTTTAATGGGGAAAAAGTGATTGTCATTAATAATCACTTTAATTCTAAACGTGGGGACCAACCATTATTTGGTCGAAATCAACCACCTGTATTCGGAAGTGAAGTTCAACGCCACCAAATTGCTGAAATCATCAATGACTTCGTGACGGATGTGAAGGAAAAAAATAACAATGCAAATGTAGTTGTGTTAGGTGATTTAAACGACTACCAGTTCAGTGAAACATTGAACATATTAAAAGGTGAAGAGCTAACAAATATGATTGATACTCTTCCAAAAGAAGAACAGTACACATACGTTTATGAAGGAAACTCTCAAGTTCTCGATCATATTTTAGTGAGCAATCATCTTGTAGAACAAACAAAAGTTGATATTGTTAATATTAATGCTGATTTTATGGAAGCTCATGGTAGAGCAAGTGACCATGACCCTGTTCTAGTTCAAATTGATGTAACTCCTAGAGATTATTCGGGGACAGGTGAACTTCAGCTTAATTTGATCGGTAGATATGATAGTGGTGCAGGATTTAACAAAAGTGGGGCTGAAATTGTTGTTTTTGACAAAAAAACAAAACGAGCCTTTATCGCAAATGGAGCTGATAGTGCGATTGATATTGTTGACTTATCCAATCCGACAAACTTAAATCTTCCGTTGAAAAAACGAATTGATGTCACAGAGCTTGAATTAGGCGAAGGATTTGTCATTGGAGATATTACAAGTATTGCAGTTCATCCTAATGGGAACTTTATCGCCTTTGCTGTTCCAGCAGAACCGAGAACAGACAATGGTCGAGTAGTACTAGCTGATATAAATGGAAAAGTATTTTCGAATGTCGAAGTTGGAGCACTTCCTGATATGGTTACTTTTACACATGATGGACAATATGTCCTTGTTGCGAACGAAGGAGAGCCAAATGATAGTTATACGATAGACCCGGAAGGAACAGTTTCTATCATTGATGTTTCTAAAGGAGCGCGTGTTAATCAAGATGATGTTACAACTGTAGGTTTCGGAAATTTATCAGCAAATCAAATTGATGAAACTGTCCGAGTTTTTGGACCAAATGCAAGCCCAGCACAAGATTTTGAGCCGGAATATATTGTAGTTGCAAAAGATAATAAAACAGCATACGTAGCATTGCAAGAAAATAATGCGATTGCCACGCTGGATTTAACAACAAAAGAATTTACACATGTTCATGGACTTGGTTTTAAAGATCATTCTTTGTTTGAAAATGCAATGGACGTTTCAGATAAAGATGACAAAGTGAATATTCAACCATGGCCGGTATTAGGTATGTATCAACCAGATGGAATAGACTACTTCAAAGCCAATGGAAAAAGTTATATTGTGACTGCTAATGAAGGAGATGCACGAGATTACAAAGGATATTCAGAGGAAACGCGTGCAGGTAGCAACAAAATTAAGAACAATGTTCAATTAAATGCTGATTTTTATGAGGGATATACGCAAGCAGAACTTGACGCACTAGTTGAAAATGGTCTGTTTAATGAAGAACAATTAGGAAGATTACGTGTTTCTTCTGAAATGGGTAAAAACAGTGCAGGAAAATATGAAGCATTATACAGCTTTGGTGGTCGTTCCTTCTCGATTTGGGATGCCAACAGTATGGAGCTAGTATTTGATAGTGGAAGTGATTTTGAACATATTACTCTTCACCACTTAGGAGAAGAACACTTTAACGCAAACCATACAGAAAATACAGGTGAAACAAGAAGTGATGATAAAGGTCCTGAACCGGAAGATATAAAAATTGGTCAAGTTAATGGACAAACCTATGCGTTTATTGGACTTGAGCGTGTTGGTGGAATTATGGTGTACAACATTACAAATCCAAGTGAACCTGTTTTTGTAACGTATTACAATAGTCGTGATTTTTCTAAAGACCCGGCTAGTGGTGAAGCTGGTGATCTTGGAACTGAAGGATTAATGTTTATTCCAAAAGAAGACAGTCCTACAGGAAAAACGATGTTACTTGCTGCCAACGAAGTGTCAGGTACATTATCTGTATATGAAGTGACATACCCTGGAGAAGAGCCAATTGAGACATCAAATGATTTTGAGCTAACTGTGATGCATACAAACGATACTCATGCTCATTTAGATAGTGTGGCTCGTCGTATTACAGTGATTCGTTCGATTCGTGATGAAGTCAATCAGTCCTTGTTATTAGATGCAGGGGACGTGTTCTCAGGTACGCTGTTCTTTAATCAATATTTAGGGCAAGCAGATTTAGAATTTATGAACATGGCTGAATATGATGCAATGGTTCCTGGTAACCATGAATTTGATAAAGGACCAAAAGTATTTGCTGATTTCATTAAGAACGCCGAGTTTCCATTTGTAAGTTCTAACATCGATTACAGCAATGAACCAGAACTAAGTCCGTTATTTAAAGATGAAGTTGGAAACCCAGGAGAAAATGGATATTTATATCCTGCTATCATTAAAGAAATTAATGGAGAACAAGTAGGTATTTTCGGACTAACAACAGAAGACACTGCGTTTATAGCGAATCCAGGTGAAAATATCGTATTTGAAAATTATCTTGAAAAGGCACAGTTAACTGTGGATATGTTAAACGAAGAAGGCATAAACAAAATTATAGCTGTAACACATCTTGGTTATCGGTATGATGTAATATTAGCTGAAACGGTGGAAGGAATTGATATCGTTGTTGGTGGACACAGTCATACGCTTGTTGAAGAACCGGTAGTGATTGAACAATTTGAAGACCCAACATTAGTTGTACAAGCAAAAGAATACGGAGAATATTTGGGACGTCTTGATGTTGTCTTTGATGAAGAAGGAGTTCTCCAATCTTGGAATGGACAACTCATTGAAGTGGACGGTAAAGATGAACAAGGGAACTATATCTATGAAGAGGATCAAGTGGCTGCAGAGCGATTAAAAGAACTGCAAGGCCCGATAGACGAATTGAAGAAAATGGTCGTTGGGAAAACAACAGTTCATTTAGATGGTGAAAGAAGTAATATTCGTTCAAAAGAAACGAATTTAGGAAATTTAATTGCAGATGGAATGTTAGCAAAAGCAAAAGAAAGTGTGAATGCTGAAATTGCCATTCAAAATGCTGGTGGAATTCGCGCTTCCATTCCTGTCGGTGACATTACATTAGGTGATGTGCTGACAGTTATGCCATTTGCGAACAATTTAGTAACAATGGAGTTAACGGGTGCTGAGATTGTAGAATCCCTTGAAAATGGAGTAAGTAGAGTAGAAGAAGGAAATGGTCGTTTCTTACAAGTAGCAGGTGTTCGCTTTAGTTATGATGTTACACAGCCTGCAATGAATCGAGTATTCAATGTTCAAGTAAAAACGGAAGCTGGTTATGTTGATATTGACGAATCCAAGTCTTATATTGTTGCAACAAATGCATTTTTAGCTGACGGTGGAGACGGATTCACAGTATTAAAACAAGCGAAAGATGAAGGAAGAATAACTGAGTTATTTATTCCAGACTATGATGTATTCACTGATTACCTCGACCGGATTGGAACAGTTGGAGATGAATATGCTCAACCAGAAGGAAGAATTATCACTGCGTCAAAGCCTAATGAAGATGACCCAGGTGAAGAAAATCCAGGGACAGACCCTATAGAGGAAAATCCGGGAACAGATCCAGAAAAACCAGGTGATGACAAAGACAAGGACAAAGACAAAGACAAAGACAAGGACAAAGACAAAGACAAAGACAAAGATAAAGGCAAAGATAAAGACAAAGATAAAGATAAAGACAAAGACAAAGATAAAGATAAAGATAAAGATAAAGACAAAAATAAAGTAGTAAAAGCAAAACCAACGATTTCAAATGGTGTTGCAACGGTAACACGTAAAGATATGGATAAACTTGTCGATAATGGAGTATTACTCATCGATATTAGTAACCAAAATGAAACAGAAATGAATATCGTATTTGATAAAGGACAAGTAGAGCAATTAAAGAAGAAAAATGTTGTCATTATCATTCAAAAAGATGATGTACAACTGGATATTCCATCTTCTGTATTTAAGAATGGAAATGATGCAGTTACCATTACGATTACAAAAATGAAGGATATGAAACAAGCACTAAGTTCTGTATATGATTTTAAAATAACTCAAGGAAAGCAAGTCATTTCTACATTTGATGAAGCGATTACGTTAACATTTGCAGTCGATAAGAAGAAAATGAAAGATGAAAAAAAGGTGAATGTTTTTTACTGGAATGAAACAAAGAAGCATTGGGAGAGCAAAGGTGGTAGCTATCACAATGGGAAAGTAAGTGCACCAACGAATCATTTTAGTACATTTACAGTTTTTGACAAAAGTGAAGCGGAACTTAAGAATAAAGAGGATGTAATCCCTACACCAGGTGATACAAACCAAGGAAAGAAAAATCCTCTTCCGAAAACAGCAACAAATGTATACAATTGGATTTTAATCGGAATGGGTATTCTTCTATTAGGAGTGAGTTCATTCTGGTTTCAAAGAAAGAAGAGAGTAATACTTAAATAA